Proteins from a single region of Dehalococcoidia bacterium:
- a CDS encoding tyrosine-type recombinase/integrase, whose product MGKLRDQMLADLQLNGAVPSTQKNYLRMVGGLAKYFKRSPEELGEGELKEYLLYLMTERHLSEGTLRFYVAAFKFLYRTTLKREWTVEKIRYPKRKKKLPVVLALSEVESLFSATKNLKHKAMLMITYSSGLRVSETAKLKLTDIDSTRMTVRIMGKGGKDRYSILSQTALEHLRHYWRKYQPKEWLFDGQKKDTHITTNTIQTIFYAAKKRARITKPVSVHTLRHSFATHLIESGTSLHHVQLLLGHRSPTTTTVYLHVSRLNLSQVVSPLDRAAQQAS is encoded by the coding sequence ATGGGAAAGTTGCGAGATCAGATGTTGGCAGACCTTCAGTTAAATGGAGCCGTACCGAGTACCCAAAAGAATTATCTGAGAATGGTGGGCGGTCTGGCGAAATATTTTAAAAGGTCTCCAGAAGAGCTTGGAGAAGGCGAACTCAAAGAGTACCTGCTTTATCTTATGACGGAAAGGCATCTATCGGAGGGAACATTGCGGTTCTATGTTGCGGCCTTTAAATTTTTATACAGAACAACGCTGAAACGCGAATGGACAGTGGAGAAGATCAGGTATCCCAAGAGGAAGAAGAAACTCCCTGTTGTTCTGGCCCTCTCGGAGGTGGAATCCCTCTTTTCGGCGACTAAGAACCTCAAGCACAAGGCGATGTTGATGATCACTTATTCTTCCGGATTGAGAGTAAGCGAAACAGCAAAGCTTAAATTAACCGATATCGATAGTACAAGGATGACGGTACGGATAATGGGCAAAGGGGGCAAGGATCGCTATTCCATCTTGTCTCAGACGGCCCTTGAGCATTTGAGACACTACTGGCGGAAATATCAGCCTAAGGAGTGGTTGTTTGATGGGCAAAAGAAGGATACCCACATAACCACCAATACGATACAGACTATTTTCTACGCTGCAAAAAAACGTGCTCGCATCACAAAACCGGTAAGCGTACATACATTAAGGCACAGCTTTGCCACCCACCTCATTGAATCGGGAACGAGCCTCCACCATGTCCAACTGCTTCTGGGGCACAGGTCGCCCACAACGACAACCGTCTATCTGCATGTCAGTCGGCTGAACCTGTCTCAGGTTGTAAGCCCCCTCGATAGAGCAGCTCAGCAGGCTTCGTAA